The Solanum lycopersicum chromosome 6, SLM_r2.1 genome has a window encoding:
- the LOC101266646 gene encoding monothiol glutaredoxin-S15, mitochondrial — MARSLSQMMLKRFAAYPLARSSAITSRSIHQGEVRYSTSVPSDPDTHEDFRPTSKLESSGLSLENIVEQDVKDNPVMIYMKGVPDLPRCGFSSLAVRVLKEYNAPISARNILEDPELKNAVKAFSHWPTFPQIFINGEFIGGSDIILNMHQSGELKEKLKTIVNNQGKEE, encoded by the exons ATGGCGAGATCATTATCTCAAATGATGTTGAAGCGTTTTGCAGCCTACCCTCTTGCACGTTCATCTGCAATT ACATCCAGATCCATCCACCAGGGTGAAGTGCGGTATTCAACTTCTGTGCCTAGTGATCCGGACACACATGAAGATTTTAGGCCTACTAGTAAGCTTGAGAGTTCAGGTCTTTCTCTGGAGAATATTGTTGAGCAG GATGTCAAGGATAATCCTGTGATGATATACATGAAAGGTGTGCCAGACCTGCCTCGTTGTGGATTCAGCTCATTGGCTGTTAGAGTTCTCAAAGAATACA ATGCTCCAATAAGTGCCAGAAATATCTTAGAAGATCCTGAGCTTAAGAATGCTGTAAAAGCTTTCAG cCACTGGCCCACATTTCCACAAATATTTATCAATGGGGAGTTTATCGGTGGATCAGATATCATCCTCAATATGCATCAG AGTGGTGAACTCAAGGAAAAGCTGAAAACTATCGTGAACAACCAGGGTAAAGAAGAATGA
- the LOC101266131 gene encoding uncharacterized protein, which produces MPKDRMVNSSSFNGARASPYDCSSKTTDLPPVESEREWEEARCAICMEHPHNAVLLLCSSGEKGCLPYMCDTSYRHSNCLDQFCKLSSGTQSEVPQERSTVSGTMLHRGNQVQPSSRTTWFAGGQQPELVCPLCRGQIKGWIVVEAARKFMNSKHRSCSLETCNFNGNYGELRKHARLEHPSDRPAEADPQRLSDWRRLEIQRDAGDTLSAYQTPLGDLVPPDEFFEMPAGMFDFLDDVYSEPEDGFSPDINLLLDLEFEFSFLNDLPYVTWSYEEMMMLLD; this is translated from the coding sequence ATGCCGAAAGATAGAATGGTGAACTCTTCGTCCTTCAACGGGGCAAGGGCATCTCCTTATGATTGCAGCTCAAAGACTACTGACCTACCACCAGTAGAGAGTGAAAGAGAATGGGAAGAAGCTAGGTGCGCTATATGTATGGAGCATCCACACAATGCTGTCCTTCTACTTTGCTCATCCGGGGAAAAGGGTTGCCTGCCTTATATGTGTGACACAAGTTACCGTCATTCAAATTGTCTTGATCAATTTTGTAAACTATCATCCGGAACACAATCAGAAGTTCCACAAGAGCGAAGTACTGTATCGGGAACGATGCTCCACAGGGGAAATCAGGTACAACCTTCATCAAGAACAACCTGGTTTGCTGGGGGGCAGCAACCAGAGCTTGTCTGCCCTCTTTGCCGGGGACAGATTAAAGGATGGATTGTCGTAGAGGCAGCTCGTAAATTCATGAATTCCAAACACAGGAGTTGTTCGTTGGAGACATGCAATTTTAATGGCAATTATGGAGAACTAAGAAAGCATGCCAGGCTTGAGCATCCCTCAGACAGGCCAGCCGAGGCTGACCCTCAAAGGCTGTCTGATTGGAGAAGGTTGGAGATTCAAAGAGACGCTGGGGATACTCTCAGTGCATATCAGACACCATTAGGTGATCTCGTTCCTCCAGATGAGTTCTTTGAGATGCCTGCTGGTATGTTTGACTTCCTTGATGATGTGTACTCTGAGCCTGAGGATGGATTTAGTCCAGACATCAATCTGTTGTTGGATTTGGAATTTGAGTTCTCCTTTCTGAATGACCTCCCATATGTGACTTGGTCATATGAAGAGATGATGATGCTGTTAGACTGA